The sequence GCAAAATTCTTGAAGAATATCCCTCTTGATAAGTTGAGTCCTTCTTTCGATATTGATTTGGAACTCATTTCTATCGCCGATGCTCGAGGCTTGAAACTGGCGGAACTTCCGATTCCGACGCGTTATGCCGATGAAAAATCGAACTTGAACGTCGTTACTTATGGTTTGAGAGTCTTAAGACAAGTCTTGCGCCGTCTTGGCGTTTAATTCCATATTTATATATTTAAAACATGCATATCGGTTGTCATTTATCATCTTCGGCGGGCTTTTTGGCCATGGGGCAGACGGCGCTTTCGATTGGCGCTGATACTTTTCAGTTTTTTACGCGGAATCCTCGCGGCGGTGCGGCCAAGCCTTTTGATGCCGCTGATGCCCAGTCGCTTGTCAAGCTGCTGGATGACAATCATTTTGCCCCGATTCTGGCGCATGCTCCTTATACGCTGAATGCTTGTGCCGCTGACGAAGGCTTGCGGCAATATGCAGTCGATGTCATGAAGGATGACGTCTGGCGTATGGATCATTTTCCGGGTGCCATGTACAATTTTCACCCTGGAAGCCATGTCAAGCAAGGCGTTGAAGTGGGCGTGGATTTGATTTCGCAGGCGTTGAATCAGATTTTGAAGCCGGAACAAAAGACTCTTGTGCTGCTTGAAACGATGGCGGGCAAGGGCTCCGAGGTGGGCCGTACTTTTGAGGAACTGCGTGCCATTATTGACCGCGTAGAGCTGGGCGATAAACTGGGAGTTTGCCTGGATACTTGCCATGTGTTCGATGGCGGTTATGATATTATTGACGACTTGGACGGCGTCCTTGAACAATTTGACAAGGTGATTGGCTTAAAACGTTTGAAAGCGATTCACCTGAACGACAGCAAGAACCCTATGGGTAGCCACAAGGACCGTCATGAGGTTTTAGGGGCGGGGTATATCGGCTTGGATGCGCTCACGCGAGTGGTAAACCATACGGCGCTGAAGAATTTGCCATTTTACTTGGAAACGCCGAATGAATTGCCCGGCTACGCAAAAGAAATTGCCATGATGCGTGAACGCTCAAAATAAAAGATATATATTTAAAGCATGGTAAAAGACTTAATTCATGCTTTAAATGGGGTGCTGCTCGGAAAGCCCGAGACGGTTGAACTTTTGGTCATGGCGCTGTTGGCCGATGGTCACGTGCTGGTGGAAGATGTCCCCGGCACGGGCAAGACGACGCTTTCGAAAGCGCTTGCGGCAGCGATTGGGGCCGACTTTGCGAGAATCCAGTTTACGCCGGATTTGTTGCCCGCCGATGTGACGGGCGGTGCCGTATTCAAGGCGAATACGGGTGAATTTGAAATCAAGAAGGGTCCTGTCTTTACACAGGTGCTTTTGGCGGATGAAATCAACCGTGCCTCGCCGCGTA is a genomic window of Fibrobacter sp. UWT2 containing:
- a CDS encoding deoxyribonuclease IV; the encoded protein is MHIGCHLSSSAGFLAMGQTALSIGADTFQFFTRNPRGGAAKPFDAADAQSLVKLLDDNHFAPILAHAPYTLNACAADEGLRQYAVDVMKDDVWRMDHFPGAMYNFHPGSHVKQGVEVGVDLISQALNQILKPEQKTLVLLETMAGKGSEVGRTFEELRAIIDRVELGDKLGVCLDTCHVFDGGYDIIDDLDGVLEQFDKVIGLKRLKAIHLNDSKNPMGSHKDRHEVLGAGYIGLDALTRVVNHTALKNLPFYLETPNELPGYAKEIAMMRERSK